One stretch of Saccharopolyspora erythraea DNA includes these proteins:
- a CDS encoding type I restriction endonuclease subunit R, with amino-acid sequence MADHHEDVFETEICEYLADHGWLYSADDTGYDRERALFSEDLFAWLEQTQKAAYKKALRAAGSEAKFLDVLATVLDKPLEHGGGMLNILRNGVQYIGGGRLKMAQFRPETSLNTTTNEQYAAMRVRVMRQVHFSTADRRSIDLVFFVNGLPVATVELKTDFTQSLDEAINQYRKNRNPLTNGRPEPLLSFGHRALVHFAVSNDLAAMTTKLEGEKTHFLPFNMGHDSGAGNPPSADGRSATAYLWERVWEKHAWLNIIGRLMIVETREEWDVATGSSVRRTSMLFPRFHQWEAVTNIVAAVREEGVGHRYLIEHSAGSGKTNTIAWTAHRLARLHVDDEKVFDSVIVVVDRTVLDGQLQEAIRQIDGSGKIVATISPEDVRKAGAKSKSGLLATALKNGELIIAVTVQTFPFALDEIRADKGLKGKRFAVIADEAHSSQSGQISSKLKAVLTAEEVKEIEEGGSVDVESILASEMTERAESKNISYFAFTATPKNKTLELFGRKGPDGKPVEFHLYSMRQAIEEGYILDVLRGYQSYDTALKIAGQAESGDGDVVVDEAAARKGLMRWVKLHPTNISQKVQIIVEHFHANVAHLLEGRAKAMVVTDSRKAAVKYKKAIDAYIAKRAAEDASYHYRTLVAFSGAVTMPGDEEWVSDWGPQPSKDDEFTEANLNPGAGSDLAAAFKGSTYKIMLVADKYQTGFDQPLLSAMYVDKKLSGITAVQTLSRLNRTHRTAGGEQKRKTFVIDFVNKPEDIRAAFEPYFTNAALETETDPYVVFHLATKLDQAGIYTPEQVREVARLWVERKGNNALSAAISPAKNEFARRYAAAMEADDKVTLNTLDLFRKDVSTLVRLYDFMSQIVDYGDPYMEMLSIFLRLLEKVIADSSWAAEVDLSDVVLVGVKHNKATAVDISLTGDGELKGISAAGTGTRKEPKYVALQVVINKMNDLFGAESFSQSQVREFVQGLVQQLLARPELINQTKVNSKKQFMESQDFQAAVTEAVVDNQEAHNTMADYFFSDGPGISAVIVALADAFYEAAIDQQTDE; translated from the coding sequence CCTGCGGAACGGGGTGCAGTACATCGGCGGTGGCCGGTTGAAGATGGCGCAGTTCCGGCCCGAGACCAGTCTGAACACGACCACCAACGAGCAGTACGCGGCGATGCGGGTGCGGGTGATGCGGCAGGTGCATTTCTCCACCGCTGACCGGCGCAGTATCGACCTGGTCTTCTTCGTCAACGGGCTCCCCGTCGCCACCGTCGAGTTGAAGACCGACTTCACCCAGTCCCTCGATGAGGCGATCAACCAGTACCGGAAGAACCGGAACCCGCTGACCAATGGTCGGCCGGAGCCGTTGCTGTCGTTCGGGCACCGGGCGCTGGTGCACTTCGCGGTCTCCAATGACCTGGCTGCGATGACCACCAAGTTGGAGGGCGAGAAGACGCATTTCCTGCCGTTCAACATGGGCCACGACAGTGGCGCGGGGAATCCGCCCAGCGCGGACGGGCGGTCGGCGACGGCGTACCTGTGGGAGCGGGTCTGGGAGAAACATGCCTGGCTCAACATCATCGGTCGGCTGATGATCGTGGAGACCAGGGAGGAGTGGGACGTCGCAACCGGCAGCTCGGTACGGCGTACGAGCATGCTCTTTCCGCGGTTCCATCAGTGGGAGGCCGTAACGAACATCGTGGCCGCGGTACGCGAGGAAGGAGTGGGGCATCGCTACCTGATCGAGCACTCGGCAGGGTCGGGGAAGACCAACACCATCGCCTGGACCGCGCACCGGCTGGCGCGGCTGCACGTGGACGACGAGAAGGTATTCGACTCAGTGATCGTGGTTGTGGACCGCACGGTGCTCGACGGGCAGCTCCAGGAGGCGATCCGGCAGATCGACGGGTCGGGGAAGATCGTGGCCACGATCAGCCCCGAGGACGTCCGCAAGGCGGGGGCAAAGTCGAAGTCCGGGCTACTTGCGACCGCGTTGAAAAACGGTGAGCTGATCATCGCGGTGACGGTGCAGACCTTCCCGTTCGCGCTCGACGAGATCCGAGCCGACAAGGGTCTGAAAGGCAAACGGTTCGCGGTGATCGCGGACGAGGCCCACTCCTCGCAGTCCGGGCAGATCTCGTCCAAGCTCAAGGCCGTGCTGACCGCTGAGGAGGTCAAGGAAATCGAGGAGGGCGGCTCCGTCGACGTCGAGTCGATCCTCGCCTCTGAGATGACCGAGCGGGCGGAGTCGAAGAACATCTCCTACTTCGCGTTCACCGCGACGCCGAAGAACAAGACCCTGGAACTCTTCGGCCGCAAGGGTCCTGACGGCAAGCCGGTCGAGTTCCACCTCTACTCGATGCGGCAGGCGATCGAGGAGGGCTACATCCTCGACGTGCTCAGGGGCTACCAGTCCTACGACACCGCGCTGAAGATCGCAGGTCAGGCCGAGAGCGGCGATGGTGACGTGGTGGTGGATGAGGCCGCGGCGCGCAAGGGGCTGATGCGGTGGGTGAAGCTGCACCCGACCAACATCAGCCAAAAGGTGCAGATCATCGTCGAGCATTTCCACGCCAACGTCGCCCACCTGCTGGAGGGCAGGGCGAAGGCGATGGTCGTGACTGACTCGCGTAAGGCCGCGGTGAAGTACAAGAAAGCGATCGACGCCTACATCGCCAAGCGGGCCGCGGAGGACGCGTCGTACCACTACCGCACCCTCGTCGCCTTCTCCGGCGCGGTGACGATGCCCGGCGACGAGGAGTGGGTCTCGGATTGGGGGCCGCAGCCGAGCAAGGATGACGAGTTCACCGAGGCCAACCTCAACCCCGGCGCAGGCTCGGACTTAGCCGCCGCGTTCAAGGGATCGACTTACAAGATCATGTTGGTCGCCGACAAGTATCAGACAGGGTTCGACCAGCCACTGCTCTCGGCGATGTACGTCGACAAGAAGCTCTCCGGGATCACTGCCGTGCAGACGCTCTCGCGGCTCAACCGCACCCATCGCACAGCGGGCGGGGAGCAGAAGCGCAAGACGTTCGTCATCGACTTCGTGAACAAACCCGAGGACATCCGGGCCGCGTTCGAGCCGTACTTCACCAACGCCGCGCTGGAGACCGAGACCGACCCGTACGTCGTCTTCCACCTCGCGACCAAACTCGACCAGGCTGGGATCTACACGCCAGAGCAAGTCCGTGAGGTTGCCCGGCTTTGGGTGGAGCGCAAGGGCAACAACGCGCTCTCGGCCGCGATCAGCCCGGCCAAGAACGAGTTCGCCCGCCGCTACGCGGCTGCGATGGAGGCCGATGACAAGGTCACCCTCAACACCCTCGATTTGTTCCGCAAGGACGTCTCCACCCTCGTCCGGCTCTACGACTTCATGAGCCAGATCGTCGACTACGGCGACCCGTACATGGAGATGTTGTCGATCTTCCTTCGACTCCTGGAGAAGGTCATCGCAGACTCCTCCTGGGCTGCGGAGGTCGACCTCTCCGACGTGGTTCTCGTGGGGGTCAAGCACAACAAGGCCACCGCGGTCGACATCTCGCTGACCGGTGACGGCGAGCTCAAGGGCATCAGCGCCGCGGGTACCGGCACCCGGAAAGAACCGAAATACGTCGCACTCCAAGTCGTCATCAACAAAATGAATGACCTATTCGGCGCCGAGTCGTTCTCCCAGTCCCAGGTCCGGGAGTTCGTGCAGGGACTGGTGCAGCAACTACTCGCACGCCCAGAGTTGATCAACCAGACCAAGGTGAACTCGAAGAAGCAGTTCATGGAATCGCAGGACTTCCAAGCGGCGGTCACCGAAGCGGTCGTCGATAACCAGGAAGCGCACAACACCATGGCCGACTACTTCTTCAGCGACGGGCCCGGCATCAGCGCTGTCATCGTGGCGCTCGCGGACGCCTTCTACGAGGCCGCGATCGATCAGCAAACAGACGAGTGA